The sequence below is a genomic window from Sphingomonas crusticola.
ATCGATTTTCCTGGTCGCGTTCATGGCAGTGCTGCTGTTCGCCCTACACGCGATCGAGATCGCACTGGTCGGCACGCTCTACGAATTGGGCGGCGCCACCCGATCGGTGGAGCAGGCGATGGTATTGTCCGCTTCTTATTATACGACGACGGGGGCGGGGCCCGATAGCCTGCCGGACGGCTGGCGGGTGATCGGCCAGGCCGAGGCTTTGCTGGGCTTGCTGATGATCGGCTGGTCGACGGCCTACCTGGTGCGCAAGATCGAGCGGTTGCAGCAGCGCGAGGGCGGCACGCCCGAGGAGGAACGCCACCGCCGTCTGCGCGGGCGGGGTTATGGCCGCAGCGCGGTAGAGAAAGAGTGAGGGTCGGCCGGCGGCGGCGATGGCATCCGGCTTATGTGCAGCTACTCGATGGCTGAGGCGTCGTCTTCAAGCGCGCGAGCAGCACCCCACCTAATGCCAGCGCGAAGCCCGCGAGTTGCATCGGCACCAGCCGTTCGCCGAACAGGATCCAAGCTTCAACGGCCGCCAATGGGGGTACCAGCAGCAGCAGCGCACTGACCCGGGTCGCGCCCTGGTGCCGCGTCATCCACACCAGCAGGGATAGGGCGCCGACCGAGAGCCCCAGCACCGACCAACCGAGACCCAGCCACAACGCCAGGGCGCCATCCCAGCGATAATCGCCCAGAAGAACGGTTGCGAGAGCCGCCACCCCCGCGCCGCCGATATTCTGCACCGCACCCGAAACGCGCATCGGATCACCGCTGATCGATCCACGCTGGATCATGGTGCCCGCCGCCATGGCGAGGATCGACGCCACCGCGCCGACGGCGACAAATAGCGGCACCGAAATATGACCGCCGCGCATCAGCAAGGGCGCCAGCACCAGCACCACCCCCAACAGGCCG
It includes:
- a CDS encoding DMT family transporter; this translates as MLAIAPILFVLTWSTGFIVARAMVPHAAPELILTSRMLLSAALLGGLAAIARESLPRGRRLALHLLAGALLNGVYLCTSWWAIQRGMPAGIMSLLGALQPLVVAIASFGLLGERLAGRAWAGLGIGLLGVVLVLAPLLMRGGHISVPLFVAVGAVASILAMAAGTMIQRGSISGDPMRVSGAVQNIGGAGVAALATVLLGDYRWDGALALWLGLGWSVLGLSVGALSLLVWMTRHQGATRVSALLLLVPPLAAVEAWILFGERLVPMQLAGFALALGGVLLARLKTTPQPSSSCT